One part of the Ziziphus jujuba cultivar Dongzao chromosome 2, ASM3175591v1 genome encodes these proteins:
- the LOC125422684 gene encoding uncharacterized protein LOC125422684, with amino-acid sequence MEGGKTKPVLIPIRIDIDEDAPPVGNGEVENLVRSGVVDVEIVEQGIDDVVKLDNCGGDDNEFDDMDSSEDELYDTTINENSGSDVARVGGNVDAVDDWWSIDEENNQFEEDRQYVLKDSNELRSLDKPENEVEYEATNSFPIAEDSESIKYYVYVEMKFPNQATCREHLVNYSRVNGYNLKRNYRRELVNMIQRAKKSNDSATPTPTIAVSSTKVESQPTQASHVGPSISIGGSLTNSFSSGKGNKDKRQRQGNKDNGQRLSKHISWGSRSLPYSLNPISLSLSLSLSPPIYLSLYHSPISIYLLGPKLPIIIIIITKIIFKGRFFSSLKKSDSSSNNNSLDGSSNSPRSFSSNSPIRSDKKKPQSAPKEEHHHHHHPNPQVVAAGGGGAAALTGRFESSWGPSGGLRSSDVCTPETSYDCDNPKVSESPRFQAILRVTSAPRKKFPADIKSFSHELNSKGVWPFPFWKHRGLNNLEEILVLIRAKFDKAKEEVNSDLAIFAADLVGILEKNVDTHPEWQETIEDLLILARSCAMTSPADFWLQCEGIFEELDDRCQELPPGTLKQLHTRMLFILTRCTRLLQFHKESGLAEDEHVLHLRQSRIAFCRKTNSS; translated from the exons ATGGAGGGGGGAAAAACTAAACCTGTGTTGATACCTATTAGAATTGATATAGATGAGGATGCTCCCCCCGTGGGAAATGGTGAAGTGGAAAATTTGGTCCGAAGTGGAGTTGTTGATGTGGAAATAGTGGAGCAAGGGATAGATGATGTTGTCAAATTGGATAACTGTGGGGGTGATGAcaatgaatttgatgatatGGACAGTTCTGAAGATGAATTGTATGATACAACTATAAACGAGAATTCAGGATCTGATGTAGCTAGAGTTGGAGGGAATGTTGATGCAGTTGATGATTGGT GGTCTATAGATGAGGAGAACAATCAGTTTGAAGAAGATAGACAATATGTGTTAAAGGATTCGAATGAATTGAGAAGCTTGGATAAGCCTGAGAATGAGGTTGAGTATGAGGCAACTAATAGCTTTCCAATTGCTGAGGATAGTGAGAGCATCAAATATTATGTGTATGTTGAAATGAAGTTTCCCAACCAAGCAACATGCAGAGAACATTTAGTTAACTATTCTAGAGTTAATGGATATAATTTGAA GAGGAACTATAGGAGGGAACTTGTTAATATGATACAAAGAGCCAAGAAGAGTAATGATTCTGCCACACCAACACCAACTATTGCAGTTTCAAGCACAAAAGTTGAATCCCAACCAACTCAAGCTTCACATGTG GGACCAAGCATTTCAATCGGAGGAAGTTTAACAAATAGTTTTAGTAGTGGTAAGGGGAACAAGGATAAGAGGCAAAGGCAGGGGAATAAGGATAACGGGCAAAG GTTATCAA AACACATTAGTTGGGGGTCGCGTTCTCTTCCTTATTCGCTCAAccccatttctctctctctctctctctctctctcccccccaaTTTATCTTTCTCTTTATCACAGTCCCATTTCTATCTATCTACTTGGTCCAAAGcttccaataataataataataataacaaaaataatcttCAAAGGCAGGTTTTTTTCCTCCTTGAAGAAGTCCGATTCATCTTCCAACAACAACAGCCTTGATGGATCCTCTAACAGTCCCAGATCGTTCAGCTCCAATTCCCCAATCAGATCCGACAAGAAGAAGCCCCAATCGGCTCCTAAAGAagaacaccaccaccaccaccaccccaACCCGCAGGTCGTCGCTGCTGGTGGGGGCGGCGCCGCCG CTTTGACAGGGCGATTTGAATCATCATGGGGTCCTTCTGGTGGCTTGAGGAGTTCTGATGTTTGTACACCAGAG ACTTCATATGATTGTGATAACCCAAAGGTGTCTGAATCTCCTCGTTTTCAAGCCATACTTCGTGTAACAAGTGCACCTAGAAAGAAGTTTCCTGCTGATATTAAAAGTTTTTCCCATGAACTGAATTCCAAGGGTGTATGGCCATTCCCTTTTTGGAAGCATCGAGGGTTAAACAACCTGGAG GAGATCTTGGTTCTCATTCGGGCAAAATTTGACAAAGCAAAGGAAGAAGTGAACTCTGATCTGGCTATATTTGCAGCAGATTTGGTTGGAATTCTTGAAAAAAATGTTGACACTCATCCAGAGTGGCAGGAAACTATTGAAGATTTGCTAATTTTGGCTCGAAGCTGTGCAATGACGTCTCCAGCAGATTTTTGGCTTCAATGTGAGGGCATTTTTGAGGAGTTGGATGATAGGTGTCAAGAACTACCCCCTGGTACACTGAAGCAGCTTCATACCCGAATGCTTTTTATTCTCACAAGGTGTACCAGACTGTTGCAGTTCCACAAGGAAAGTGGATTAGCTGAGGATGAACATGTTCTTCACCTTCGTCAATCTAGAATTGCGTTCTGCAGAAAAACAAATTCCTCCTAG